From one Peptoniphilaceae bacterium AMB_02 genomic stretch:
- a CDS encoding MerR family transcriptional regulator, producing MEYLINQLALISGVSTRTLRYYDSIGLLKPLRIDENGYRIYGVNEVDLLQEMLFYRELGMPLEEIRSIVNGESFDRSASLKMHLTRLEEKKKRIESLIENVKKTICNLKGEIKMTDQEKFEGFKDKLIRENTEKYGEEVIAKYGKEAFDASNMKLSGMDESQWKLQEQLKESIFIYLKKALKKSDPTCNEAQEAARIQKEWLCMFWDEKNYSKEVHLNLAKMYLTEPRFTSYYDDGAGDGAAQMLYDALKIFLFA from the coding sequence ATGGAATATTTGATAAATCAATTAGCGCTAATATCCGGAGTTAGCACAAGAACACTTAGGTATTATGATTCCATTGGACTGCTCAAGCCTTTGAGGATAGACGAAAATGGATATCGAATTTATGGGGTTAATGAAGTTGATTTATTGCAGGAAATGTTATTTTATAGAGAACTTGGAATGCCCTTAGAAGAGATACGAAGTATTGTTAATGGGGAGAGTTTTGATAGATCTGCTTCACTGAAAATGCACCTAACACGATTAGAAGAAAAGAAAAAACGCATAGAGTCATTGATTGAAAATGTCAAAAAGACCATTTGTAATTTGAAAGGAGAAATAAAAATGACTGATCAAGAAAAGTTTGAAGGTTTTAAAGATAAACTGATAAGAGAAAATACCGAAAAATATGGCGAAGAAGTTATTGCTAAATACGGTAAAGAAGCATTTGATGCTTCGAATATGAAGTTAAGCGGGATGGATGAATCTCAATGGAAATTACAGGAACAATTAAAGGAATCTATTTTTATATACCTTAAAAAGGCATTGAAAAAAAGTGACCCCACCTGTAACGAAGCCCAAGAAGCTGCTCGTATTCAAAAAGAATGGTTATGTATGTTCTGGGACGAGAAGAACTATTCAAAAGAAGTACATCTAAATCTTGCAAAAATGTATCTTACAGAACCTCGTTTTACTTCATATTATGATGATGGAGCGGGGGATGGTGCTGCACAGATGTTATATGATGCATTAAAGATTTTTCTTTTTGCTTAA
- a CDS encoding PadR family transcriptional regulator → MNETIKRIYVPMTETGFYILYCLQEPMHGYSIGQKVQLMTDNQINIAPGTMYGTLAKMEKDGLISFVRKEENRKLYKITELGKEVLDIEIKRIERLYKNSMGVSLSDQNNTQI, encoded by the coding sequence GTGAACGAGACTATCAAAAGGATCTATGTACCCATGACTGAAACGGGTTTCTACATCCTATACTGTCTACAGGAACCTATGCACGGATATAGTATAGGTCAAAAAGTTCAATTAATGACTGACAATCAAATAAATATTGCACCGGGTACAATGTATGGTACCTTAGCTAAAATGGAAAAGGATGGTTTAATTTCCTTTGTTAGAAAAGAGGAAAATAGGAAACTCTATAAAATTACAGAGCTGGGCAAAGAAGTTTTAGATATTGAAATTAAACGAATTGAAAGGCTATATAAAAACTCTATGGGGGTGAGTCTAAGTGACCAAAATAATACGCAGATTTAA
- a CDS encoding SWIM zinc finger family protein, with protein MWENLFDYWILERGYDYYLYNRVRNVNYYENYIEATVSGSMDYMVIIELEENVIKHLECDCPYADKGKNCKHMAAVLYYLEENNESIEDADEQEAKESIEDLVNEASELEIREFLTEILTKDGNLITNFKQFLKLDMTDVEMQEYKNEIKSIFYKHQDECGFIDYRSATFFGQELVDFIHEHIYYLIDNQQYKEAFELSKLIFIEINHVEIDDSDGEIIEIAGECVDIWSSILKNADMDYKTELFNWFMGILTEPNSIILDDYIEILIFDEFKDKEFQIQKMECIDDIIKKCEEVNDPRSTRYYLGTWLVRRLDLMMEMNRNDKEIIDFCKSYLHEHKVRSFYIDYSIANKDYETSIELLEAGKRLDETFPGRALVYSRELKELYKLTKNDKKYKEELEYLILNEYNHLSSYEELKSLYTKSEWTEKREILFSKLPKGFRIDRLYALEGLYDSLLEIVLQSDNEYILFEHEEILKGIYPEELLNKYEQIVEKMALHTGGRSHYRNIVNHLNKMLKYPDGKTRVQDLILRWMKEYKKRPAMWDELSRVRI; from the coding sequence ATGTGGGAAAACTTATTTGATTATTGGATTTTAGAAAGAGGATATGATTACTATCTGTATAATAGAGTGCGAAATGTAAACTATTATGAAAATTACATTGAAGCAACTGTATCCGGAAGTATGGATTATATGGTAATAATCGAACTTGAAGAAAATGTCATTAAACATTTAGAATGTGATTGCCCATATGCAGATAAAGGCAAAAATTGTAAACATATGGCAGCTGTATTGTACTATTTGGAAGAGAATAATGAATCAATTGAAGATGCTGATGAACAGGAAGCTAAAGAAAGCATAGAAGATTTAGTTAATGAAGCGAGTGAATTAGAAATAAGGGAGTTTTTGACTGAGATTCTAACTAAGGATGGAAACTTAATTACGAATTTTAAACAGTTTTTAAAACTGGATATGACTGATGTAGAAATGCAGGAATACAAAAATGAAATAAAAAGTATTTTCTACAAACACCAAGATGAGTGTGGATTTATAGACTATAGAAGCGCCACTTTCTTCGGTCAAGAACTGGTAGACTTTATTCATGAGCATATATATTATCTTATTGATAACCAACAATACAAAGAAGCATTTGAGTTGTCAAAACTAATTTTCATAGAAATAAATCATGTTGAAATTGACGATTCTGACGGAGAAATTATTGAGATTGCTGGTGAATGCGTAGATATTTGGAGTTCTATCCTAAAAAATGCGGATATGGATTATAAAACTGAACTTTTCAATTGGTTTATGGGGATACTGACAGAACCCAATTCAATTATATTAGATGATTATATCGAGATCCTTATCTTTGACGAGTTTAAAGATAAAGAATTTCAAATACAGAAAATGGAATGTATTGACGATATAATAAAAAAATGTGAAGAAGTTAATGATCCACGTTCAACCCGCTATTATCTGGGAACATGGTTAGTACGTCGCCTTGATTTAATGATGGAGATGAATCGAAACGATAAGGAGATTATAGATTTTTGTAAGAGTTATTTGCATGAACACAAAGTACGTTCTTTTTATATTGATTACTCTATTGCAAACAAAGATTATGAAACTTCAATTGAGCTGCTTGAAGCAGGGAAAAGATTGGATGAAACTTTTCCAGGAAGAGCTTTGGTGTATAGTAGAGAACTTAAAGAATTATATAAGTTAACGAAGAACGATAAAAAGTACAAGGAAGAGCTAGAATACTTAATATTAAATGAGTATAACCATCTATCTTCTTATGAGGAACTAAAATCCCTATACACAAAATCTGAATGGACAGAAAAAAGAGAGATACTCTTTAGCAAATTACCAAAAGGTTTTAGAATAGATAGACTTTATGCATTGGAAGGGCTATATGACTCACTTTTAGAAATAGTATTACAATCCGATAATGAATATATTCTCTTTGAACATGAGGAAATACTGAAAGGCATTTACCCTGAGGAATTACTAAATAAATATGAACAAATCGTAGAAAAAATGGCCCTTCATACAGGAGGAAGATCACATTATCGAAATATTGTAAATCACCTCAATAAAATGCTTAAATATCCTGACGGTAAGACGAGGGTTCAAGATCTAATACTCAGGTGGATGAAAGAATATAAAAAAAGACCTGCAATGTGGGATGAATTAAGTAGGGTAAGGATATAG
- a CDS encoding acetaldehyde dehydrogenase (acetylating): MKKIKVGIIGPGNIGLDLLYKLQRSEYLHPELIVNIRESNGINHAREMGINTSTKGVQAILERDDIKIVFDCTSANAHLQHAPLLKENKKFTLDLTPAAVGPYVVPSVNLDDHMLNLDNLNLVTCAGQATTPFVAAINKAADVYYAEIVSSISSKSAGKGTRANIDEFTQTTRKALEEVGGAGKAKVLIILNPADPPIYMSNTIYTRVRNVDIDKINHALQNKLEEMKGYVPGIRFRMEPVIKHEDDDIIMLVVEVEGLGDYLPIYSGNLDIINSAAIEIAERKAKVLLEAKNE, from the coding sequence ATGAAAAAGATAAAAGTTGGAATAATAGGCCCGGGGAATATTGGACTGGATTTACTCTATAAATTACAAAGGAGCGAGTATTTGCATCCTGAGCTAATTGTAAATATAAGAGAGTCCAATGGAATAAACCATGCGAGGGAAATGGGAATAAATACATCGACCAAAGGTGTGCAAGCCATTTTAGAAAGAGATGATATTAAAATAGTTTTCGATTGTACAAGTGCAAATGCCCATCTACAGCATGCACCTCTATTAAAAGAAAACAAAAAGTTTACTCTTGATTTAACACCTGCAGCAGTTGGTCCATATGTAGTACCCTCAGTTAATCTTGATGATCATATGCTGAATTTAGACAATCTTAATCTTGTAACATGTGCCGGTCAGGCGACGACTCCTTTTGTTGCAGCAATAAACAAAGCTGCAGATGTGTATTATGCAGAAATAGTTTCATCAATTAGTTCAAAAAGTGCCGGTAAGGGTACGAGAGCCAATATTGACGAATTTACACAAACTACCAGAAAAGCATTGGAAGAGGTTGGAGGAGCAGGCAAAGCCAAGGTATTGATTATATTAAATCCTGCAGATCCACCGATTTATATGAGTAATACAATTTATACGAGAGTCAGGAATGTAGACATAGATAAAATAAACCATGCACTCCAGAATAAGTTGGAAGAGATGAAAGGATACGTGCCTGGAATTAGATTTAGAATGGAACCTGTCATAAAGCATGAAGATGATGATATCATAATGTTGGTAGTAGAAGTAGAGGGACTGGGAGATTATCTTCCTATTTATTCAGGAAATTTAGATATAATAAATTCAGCTGCTATAGAAATTGCAGAGAGAAAAGCGAAAGTACTTTTGGAGGCAAAGAATGAATAA
- the dmpG gene encoding 4-hydroxy-2-oxovalerate aldolase, protein MNKIILTDTSLRDGNHTVKHQFNLEEIKKICIALDNAGVDIIELGHGDGLTGSTINYGFSKEDDYEAIKIAVENVSNAKIAVLLLPGIGTVPDMKKAYECGARVVRIATHVTEADISMEHIHVAKEIGFLTVGFLMMAHRAPVDGVLHEAQKMESYGADIVYVTDSAGAMIPSEVREKISALKENLKVDIGFHSHNNLGLAIGNSLAAIEAGAKYIDGSLAGLGAGAGNTSTEMLVGVLNKAGIPNNADFYKSMDAAKILREIVKSHGVELANTQDPLMLGYAGVYSSFMLHAKKAAERFKVDYREIIEEAGRKSAVGGQEDWLYEIADRISRSK, encoded by the coding sequence ATGAATAAGATTATTTTAACCGATACCTCCTTAAGGGATGGTAATCATACTGTAAAACACCAGTTCAACTTGGAAGAAATAAAAAAAATATGCATAGCTCTTGATAATGCCGGAGTAGATATTATTGAACTGGGCCACGGTGACGGACTTACAGGATCTACAATAAATTATGGATTTTCTAAAGAAGACGACTATGAAGCTATAAAAATTGCAGTAGAAAATGTATCAAATGCCAAGATTGCCGTACTATTATTACCGGGAATCGGTACCGTTCCGGATATGAAAAAGGCATATGAATGCGGTGCCAGAGTGGTTAGGATTGCAACGCATGTTACCGAAGCCGACATATCAATGGAACATATACATGTAGCTAAAGAGATCGGGTTTTTAACTGTAGGCTTCCTCATGATGGCACATAGAGCACCCGTAGATGGAGTTTTACACGAAGCACAAAAGATGGAATCCTATGGTGCGGATATTGTGTATGTGACTGACTCAGCCGGAGCAATGATACCATCTGAGGTTAGGGAAAAAATCTCTGCATTAAAAGAAAATCTGAAAGTGGATATTGGCTTTCACTCACATAATAATCTAGGTTTGGCAATAGGTAATTCACTGGCTGCCATCGAAGCCGGAGCAAAATATATAGACGGCTCACTGGCAGGACTTGGAGCAGGCGCAGGCAATACATCAACGGAAATGTTGGTCGGGGTACTGAATAAAGCAGGGATACCAAATAATGCAGACTTTTACAAGAGTATGGACGCTGCGAAGATTTTAAGGGAAATCGTAAAGAGTCATGGTGTTGAACTTGCAAATACCCAGGATCCGTTAATGTTGGGTTATGCAGGAGTATACTCCAGTTTTATGCTTCATGCCAAGAAAGCCGCTGAAAGATTTAAAGTAGACTATAGAGAAATTATAGAGGAAGCGGGTAGGAAAAGTGCAGTCGGAGGACAGGAAGATTGGCTCTATGAAATTGCTGATAGGATTTCCAGAAGTAAATAA
- a CDS encoding DUF2812 domain-containing protein, whose protein sequence is MTKIIRRFKYFTILDYDKEEDYLSKMHSKGYKFVKVVLPGIYTFEVTEPSDTVYKLDFMDEDMSLEDKLDYLQIFKDNGWEAVTTFMGYSYFRKNASSINTEIFSGS, encoded by the coding sequence GTGACCAAAATAATACGCAGATTTAAGTACTTTACAATTTTAGATTATGATAAAGAAGAAGATTACTTGAGTAAAATGCATTCTAAAGGATATAAATTTGTTAAAGTTGTACTTCCGGGTATTTATACTTTTGAGGTTACAGAACCATCAGATACCGTTTATAAACTTGATTTTATGGATGAGGACATGAGTCTCGAAGATAAGCTGGATTATCTTCAGATTTTTAAAGACAATGGTTGGGAAGCGGTTACTACTTTTATGGGTTATTCTTATTTCAGAAAGAACGCGAGTTCCATAAATACTGAAATTTTTTCTGGAAGCTGA